The DNA window GAGAGCTAATTTGAGAatcaaaaatagaagaaaacaTGCATGCAAAGCAATGATAATTACCTGGTTATATTTGGCCAGACGCTCTGATCTGCATGGAGCTCCAGTCTTGATTTGACCCTGAAAAGATCAGAGAATACAAATTAGTTAATGCGAACTATAAAAGCATGATAAATGAGACGATATCTTCTACACTCAAATAGAAGATTACCGTTGCCAAACCAACAGAGAGATCAGCAATGAAGGTATCCTCTGTCTCACCACTGCAATCCCAAGAGCACAGTGATTACAAAACCTTTCAAAATTTGGCATAATAGAGCAGAAGAAAGGTAACTCAAcaggtttcattttctttacctGCGATGACTGGCCATCACACCCCAACCAGCCTTCTTGGACATTCTCACAGCTTCAATACTCTCAGTCACAGATCCAATTTGGTTAACCTGTCATTTAAGCAAGCTAAGCAGTTAGTTATGTTCCTGACCAGTACCAATGAATCACAATTTCAGTTATCTTAATAATTCAAACAATTACCTTAAGAAGAAGAGCATTGCAAGTTTTCTCGTTGATTGCCTTTGCAACTCTCTGTAATCAAGTTAGAAATGCTAAAGTAAAGATATGCTAGAACTTGCCAACGCAGACAGGGAGAATAAGCAGCAAAGACCACTCTTATCGGTATCAGATCAGCTGTCTtagaaaaatatgatttagctaaccttgggatttgtGACCAAAAGATCATCTCCAACAATTTGTACTTTTTCACCGATTTCACAGGTTAACTTAGCGTAATGCTCCCAGTCATCTTGGTCAAAGGGATCTTCAATTGAAACAATAGGGTACTCAGCTACAAACGTCTTGTAAAGATCTTTGAGCTGATCACCTGAGATCTTTTGTGAGCCATCATTATTCTGCAAAGAAAGaccagaaataaaaaaataaatgaaagatatCAACACCTAGCAATTACATTCTAACGTAAAATAACGATACCAAACAGGATTCATTTCATTCGAAATAAGGTTGATTGCCGAAGAGCCAAATTTTTGTACCAAGCAGGTTCGCAAAACTTAACTGGCAAAAGCAAAGGTGATAACGCAagttatattttcttgtactaTCAAAAAGGTTTTGGAATAACACAATGATCCAGTTGCCATCATTTCACtgaaatttctgctcactaTCACCAAACATACTACTAAAGCAGCAAACATACTAAATAAAGAAGAATGACCAAAAAGATATATGTCATGATTGACATTATCCCACCTTTAGAAGACTAGAATTTATGAATCTAGATGTAATTTTATCCTTTGGCTTAGCAATGAATTCAAATGTTTGACATAACAATCTGGGGGGAAAATATGAAAAAGCAATACCTCTTCTTTAAAGTTTAGATCATAAGTCTTGTCTTTACCATAAAACTCAGAAGCAGCCACATCCATCCCAATCACAACCTGTAGCAATTTCAAACTGTTCAAACCGATTTCTGTACCTAATAAATTATGAGAATTGGAACGTATAAACATCCATTCCAATACTTACTTTACCAGTGTAACCAGCTTTAGCAATAGCTGTTTTAAGCAATTCAAGACCTTCCTTGTTCTCCTGAAATTTCAAAGTCACGAAGTTGTAAAATATATGACAACCAAACTGAACAATGAACAGGAAGCATATTAGCAAAAATCCATGGACTAACCTGGATATTAGGAGCAAAGCCACCCTCATCACCAACATTTGTTGCATCTTGGCCATACTTCTTCTTAATTACAGACTGGAGAAAGAGATCagcaataaacaagtatatgtCAAAGCAACAGAAACACATCGAATGCGCTCACAGATATGAGAGAGGATAAAGCATCTTAATTACAACAATTCCAAAGCTGCAGGATACAAATGCCCACATCTTTTCCTTGTGGTTACTCACTGCCATAGTATTATTTCTTCAATACCATTTACAAAGTGCAGTAGTTAACTATTAAGGACCAAAGATACTTGGCTAATAGATCAAGAGGCACCgatcatacattctcaaaacCTGAATTGACGACACAATCACCAAATTTCAAAAAAGTTTCACTATAATAACAACAGAAGCTGTTGAAGTCATAAAATGGACGAATTCCCAAAAATGAGATTTAAGCATGAAACCAAATTGTTGCTAGCACTACCACATGTTAGAATATGGCTAGATATTAGAAAATCCAACATGATTGAAGAAACTTTGTCAAGAAAAAGAATAGTTTACTGAAGGAAACATAAATGCACCTTCAAGTTGTGATAGACTTCAACTCCCATCTTCATAGCCTCCTTAAAAGAAGAAGCCCCAACAGGAAGAATCATAAATTCCTGAAACAACAAACTTGTAAGAAAACGCAAAGGTAAATAGCATCCCTGGCACTGGACTATCATTGTGAGACAAAAGATAAACCTGCATAGCAAGTTTATTGCCAGCATGTGATCCACCGTTGATAACATTGAACGCAGGAACTGGCAAGACTAACTTCTTGTTACCAGCCAAGTTAGCAATGTGCTGCATATGGGATTGACAAAACAAGATGCAGCTGTGTCAGGCTTAGTTTGTCTCAGCAAAGATACAGAGAAAGTGTAAGAACAATTACATGAGTGCTTGATACATCAGAATCACAATAAACATATGAGCTAAAGAAAATGTTGATGTTAATTCAATAAAATCAGTGTTCACAGTCCCCACAGAATTGCACCAGGCAAAAGGAATAAAGGAGAACTATATCTAAAATACCTTATAAAGAGGGAGATTTTTCACTGCAGCACCAGCCTTGCATACAGCAAGAGACACTGCCAGGATGGCATTGGCACCAAGCTGAAATCCAAATCGGTTTGTGTCAGAATAATTACTAGAAAAGCTCATAAGAACAGAAGCAGGCAATAAAATACCTTTTGCTTGCACCAACCCCACTCATTTTGGGTACCATCGAGTTGCTGAACCATGAAATTGTCAATACCAGTCTGATCAGTTGGATCCTGTGCAAGCAAAAAGAACTTATCCATCATCAAAAACAGAAACGCTATTCATACCTAATATCACATAATAAGACTTCCATAAATCACTCCTTGGAAAAAGGTCTAGGTAACGACATGAAAACACTTGCAAAGAATAGAGGAACCCTGAGCAGAAGTTTATATGAAAAGCCAACCTTGCCGACGAGTGCTGGGCCAATAATTGAGTTGACATTGTTAACGGCCTGGAAAAAAATAAAGCGTCCATATATCAGTATTTCAATTCACTAGTACACTAGGCAGGGCAGTTACAGTTAAGAGTTAGGTCACCTTTGAGACACCCTTTCCAAGATAGTCTGACCCTCCATCTCTCAATTCAAGAGCTTCATATATTCCTGAAGGCAGAAAAAAGTCACGTAAACAAACATCAGCCACTCAgcctattttttttattctgtTGATCTTCCATCATTAGCTGTTTTAATATGGTAATATGTTAATCACAATATAGGAACATCTTCTGGATTTACCACTAACACACGTTTTTGCTTCCATGTGAGTTGATGAAGCGAATGAAGGGACCTTACCAAATGCTCAGACTCAATTACATATTTCAATAGCTTTGATTCCTGAACTTAATTATAATCCTTTTTCGACATACAAAAAACTAATCAAAACTAATCGCTAGCATGCAAAACGAACATCCGAACGAAAAAGTTTGTCCACTTTCTAGCCCTAAATATAATATTCAGACAAAGAAGCAAACACAAATTATCCAGGTACTAATTTACACTTCGAacgtataaatttttttttttaatgtataaTACTCAAGCATAGAAGATATCCAGAATCCaaagatattaaaaaaaaggaaaaaaaaaattacactacTGGGATCCCACAGAGACAAGCATATAGTCTTAACAGCGATGTGAGAGACAGATCTTCTTACCAGTGGAAGCTCCGCTAGGAACAGCAGCTCTCGCCCACACACCGTTTGACACATGCACATCCACCTATATTGTTCCACATAACAACTATTATCATTGTCCATCACCGACCCGAATCAACCAACTTTAGTTCGAAAATATCGGTTAGGCTTTTTGAATAATAGATAAAGCTTAGCTAAATTTCATTTGATCTTTATCGCCACAAAGCAACACGCaatagaccaaaaaaaaaaagaaaactcgTAACTAATTTCCCCGAAGAAACAATCATACATCAAAGGAAGGAGAAAGACAAAGAAAAGTCAGTCTAGCCGAGCATCGGCAGAATCAAACTCATCCGACGAGACGCCGGAATCCAAAAAACAGATCGGAAAATGGAAAGTAGTACATGACATACAGTTAACAAACAGAAGGTGAAAAAACGAACGAACCTCGACAGTTGGATTGCCACGGCTGTCGAAGATCTGACGAGCCTTGACGGAGACGATTGTTGCCATGTCTTGGTAAGCtaaagtaagtgatgattggAAGAGGTTTTAGATCTGTGATGACGGAAGAGAGGTCTGGAGAAGCGGTTGAGCAGGGACAGTGGCTTGGGGAGTGGAAATTTGCTTGAGGAGGACCTTGGGCTGGTATTTGTAGAGGGGATTTTGAGTTCTAGAGGGTTATTTACAACCGTTGGATTTACATTTCATGTGATTAATAGTAGGTTAATTGTGGCACAAGACGAGAACTCCCAAAAATTAAAACGGTGCGCCCCGCCCACCTTCCTCCTCTCGTGAACACCGAAAGTACCGCACACACCCCACCGGACCACGCCATCGAGTAGGGTGCAAACGGGCCGaactcgagtcgagttttgattaatcgagtcgagctcgagttaattttgtgaaactcgaactcgagctcaaattcaacgagttcaaaatatcaagttcgagctcgactcgaatttgAGTCGAACTtgagcttaaaaaataaaaaaataattataattattttatttttaaaaaaataaaaaaaaaattatttattttaaaaaatgaataaaataataattttttaacaaataataaaatattagagaatatatatgtaattttactattaaaataaaaaaataaaaaatatataaataattgAGCTCGCGAGCCAACGAACTTAATGTTTTTAAATTCGAACTCGACTTCGAGATCGACTTAATTAGCTCGAACTCGATATTGACGAGTCCGAGTCGAGCTCGTATTCGAGCCGCTTGCGAtcggctcgcgagcggctcaATTCGTGAACACCCTATCATCGAGGCTGTATTTTATTGTTCttgtttttttccctttccttttttataattttggtcTTTTTAATACCCACAACGGGGAATTTTGTTTATATGACGTTTTAGTTGCCGAGCTTGTTTGCAGCCTACATGGGTAAAAATCCCGTTTCTTTTGCATGTAGTTAGTTAATAAGGAAGACCAATACATTAATTAGTTTGGACCAATAAGTTCTTTTATAGctcaaaattatatataaactAAGGGCTTAAAATAATTTGCACCATCATGTGAAAAGTATTAGTAAGGGGGTTTGTCTCGTGTTGAACCACCATTAAAAAAGACTCTAGATTTTCAGTTGTAAAATAAGTGAGGTTTAATTGAGAGAACCATTAAATGTGGGGGAACAATAAATGTGATTGTGCGTATTACTAGTAGAACTCGTGTGTGTTATACCTATGCTGACAAGCACCATTGAAAGAAGACTCCGGATGGTATGGGTactctcatttttattattcaGACTCCCATTATTATTTcaatcaaataatttttatttattagattatataataaaataaatagtgaaagtgcaaataataataaaaaaaaaagagaacagaTAACGTTTGCTTGTTAGTAAATCAAAAAAAGACTAATCTACTTTTACATGCAACActttttggattttttattatattatttaacATTTCATTTGCCATCCATTATTTATCTTATGGCCATCATTGAATTCTAATGCCAAATTATTAGGAATGTCATTCGGATCATTTTGACTTGAGCTCTAACAAGTTATTCAACTCATATAATTAGTACCACTTTTCGGGTTTCAGGTTATCAATTTCGAATTGATAAATGTAAAATTCATATTTAGCTCACAAAATATTCAGAGCGCAAGTCTAATTCGGAGTTAGTCCAAATTCACTTATTGATCCTTAATTTCTTAATATtattactataactattaagttctAAAATTAATTTAACATCTACATGACCACAACATTAAAACTATACACAAATTCGTAACAgttcattaaaaaaatatataaatcaagaatttttcaacaataatatatccaattagtttaaaatatatgaaaaatagtaataaaacgcAACACAGCAGTCAATATATCTTCAAAGTTCATCAATTTGCGCGTACTAATATCTATTCTAATAAATCTTTTGACGGAAATTTGCTGGTTCGGCTATGTTTCGCAGTAGTATTTCTTTGCAGTTCTTCCAGTGTCAAAGTCCGACCGCGGGGCGGCTATGATttgaatgacttgaatgacACTTGGACTATGGAAACAAATGCTTGGGGAAAAAGAAATCTGGTAGGTGCAAAATTAGGGATATGACGAGGAATATTCTCGTAGTTCCAATTTTTCATTCAGAAGAAAAACGAATATTTGACGGACTTTTActctgtttggattagctattttttggaataatttttaaaaaattttatatttttagattatattttaaaatattttaaaaaaatattttgaaatatttaagagtagaagagtttctaaaatatattttgaaatattttttaaaaatttaaactaatttttaaattatcttttaaagtactttttaaatatttttattatatttaaaaaattagtttttaaaaaacactcCCCTTCTGCAAATTAACTTTTTGAGTGTTGACCCTGACATCGCCGTTCGTTTCCACAATTCAGCAAATTATTTGTAATCGCCCGCTGTATACGCTAACCAAAGTCAGGAGTACGTGAAGGTGGTAAAAGCGGTGTGCTGTGCAGTGCAGTGCTACCCTATCACCATGATTATGATTCCCTTCGCGCATGGTTTTACATGTCATTCATCAATGAGTTAAGTTTGATACCATAATTTATCTTCTCTTCTATGAATTTATTAGTATTTCATAAGTCAACTTTCCATGTCGGAGTCATAATTGTTATGAACTCTCTTAAGAATAAATTTCAAAGCATAGGATAGCATCCATttcctttggttttttttttttccttttggtttagggtccgtttggttggactgaaaatattttcctagggaaaatattttccatcgAAGTCATTTTCCTGGAAAATCACTTCCTTCCCCATAATTTTCCATTGTTTGGTtattaagtgaaaatattttccaaattccttttttcataattttccggTGTTTGGTTTGtcactgaaaatattttctgatatatttgttgatatgttgcaaatattttttttactcTCAAAACATTTATTTCATTACAAGTTaattttagtttctatccattatAATCAAATTATCATTTCTATAAAATATCTATTCATATTATACCATGAATTCTTAAATGGAATTATTAATGGAATCTTGGATTTATTCATAATTGTTAATTCTTGCTGCCGACCAATGGAGCTTTCGATTAGCAAAGTCCAAGGCCAATTACCAATAAACCACCTTAATATGTACAGCAGCTCAGTACAGAGACAGAGACTGCTGGTGCTAGGCCAAAAATTTAGCATCATGCAGCCTTGTGCAAATGTCAATCTACAAAGAGGAGTTGGGTAACcctttcgacctcgaaattttCCTTGAATTTCAAGGGGTACACTTGCAACAACATGTGTCCCATCTATAGCCCCTACACAATCCTATTTTGTGATATCAATTAGATATAAAATAATTTCTACTATTTGagttaattaatttttatacaAAGAACTAGACTTACAGCAAACCAGGGGTAGTATCTTCGACTATTACGGATCTCTCGTGGAGTCGTACCATTTGGCAATTGTATTAAATCTGGATATAGTTTCAATATGGCATCAAGTACAATGGAAAAATAGCGGTGTATGGTTTCAGTTGACCTATACAAGTACCCCCCAACCACTCGAAACCTCAAATTATAGCCAACTATTTGCAGAAACATTAACAATTGCTCTCTCACTGACATATGAATGGTAGGTTGTAATAATCCTCTAATGGTGAGAGTATTTAGTAATTGGAAAAATGTAGTTTGGTCCATTCTAATTTGGTCTATACAATACGAACTACTTCCATATAATATGCTATCCATGTAATCCTCTCTAGCTCGCTCCATATTAACATGAGGTGGTTTAGGTATAACAACTGGAGTTTTATAGACATCAAGAGCTGCATATCCTGCTGCTAGGACTGAAGTGGCAGCACCAATTACAATAgcatcctcatcatcatcactacCGGAATCTATCTATGAAAATTCACGTAGCAGTAGACTATTAGTAGTGTACCAGAAAAAGCTAGAGTAATGCAGGGGTCTCAATTGCAGAGTGATGCAGGGGTCTCAAATGCTCCTCAAAAGAAACTGATTGATCGTTCATGGGATATCTTGGGATTGACCTTTTAATTTAGAAACATATTATATCCTAGAACATTTTGGGCATCCATCAAATGTGGCACCAGATAATAAAGCGAAAAAAATGACATCtacaaaatcaaaattcatgTCAGAGGATCAAACGAAAGAAGCTAGAGACAATTAAAACTACAAAAGAATCAGCCCGTGGCTTCACAAACTCAATGAATTCACTAAAACTTTTACAAATGGTCTAAAACCCCCAAAACTCAGAAGCCAAATTAATTCATTAGCATCAATCAAATCAGATTTAACCCTAATCAGGTAAgaacaaactaaaacaaaagctATTGTAGGAACGGGAATCTAAAAATTCTAATGGTATCTAGGCATTTGCACATGCACTAGTGTTTCCAGAACAATGGCAGGATCATATAATACCTCTGCTTAACGTTGCTTACAGAATTTTCTATTGAATTAATAATACCCTTAATTTATCTAGCCAAGCAAGAATCACAGGCTATCATAAGCATATCATACCCCCTGCTTTTCTTATTTCGGAAATTTTTGTCTGGTCAAATCTATTATGAATTAGGAAATGTATTTGAGTTAGACGCAATTATCAATGAACTCTTGCAACACGCCATTGTTAGGGGACAAAACAGTGATAAGGTGACGAATAGCTTGCTCGTATAACCAATTAAccaaaaatgaatttctccTTTCGTATCCAAAAAATTCTCCAGATATTGACAGCATATCTATGCAACCAATTGTAGGATTTGTTTATAGGCGGTACAGATACCACCTCCGCCACTATGGAATGGGCAATGGCGGAGCTTCTTCACAATCCAGACAAGATGGCAAAGGCAAAGCAAgaattaaaccaaaaaattggCTTGTCAGagttggagagagagagagagagagagggagatgaTCTGTTACCTCCGAAATTGGGTCTTTGTCAGAGTTGGAGATGCCGCCTGCGAAGAAGGAGGGATTTGTTTGCTGATGAGATGTCGCCGGAGGCTTTTGGTTGGACTGAAAGCTTTTATTTGCCGGAGATGAGGAGATGTCGCTGCGAAAAAGAAGACTGCTTTTCAGGAAGGAAAATAACTTCACAAAGACAGATGAGGAAGTTGTTTTCCTCCGCTGGGTGTAATTGATTTTCTATCGgaaattatttttccaaaataatTGACaaccaaacaaaagaaaatatgaaaaatgttTTCCGGAAAaccttttccttccaaacaaacagacccttagTGTGGCTGCTTTTCCTTCGCCCCGTTCTTTCATGTTTTCCCCTTTGTACTAGTCGTTGTTTACTGGCTGGCTGCCCATTAGGAGCGGTAGGTGCATGGAGGTTAGCTGAGAATGGTCATCTTTTGCGACTGTAAAAGTTCTAATTCAAAGTAATTAATCAGGATGGAATAAAAGGGTTGAAGCTTAAAGGATACAAAAGACTAACT is part of the Coffea eugenioides isolate CCC68of chromosome 6, Ceug_1.0, whole genome shotgun sequence genome and encodes:
- the LOC113774593 gene encoding enolase, producing MATIVSVKARQIFDSRGNPTVEVDVHVSNGVWARAAVPSGASTGIYEALELRDGGSDYLGKGVSKAVNNVNSIIGPALVGKDPTDQTGIDNFMVQQLDGTQNEWGWCKQKLGANAILAVSLAVCKAGAAVKNLPLYKHIANLAGNKKLVLPVPAFNVINGGSHAGNKLAMQEFMILPVGASSFKEAMKMGVEVYHNLKSVIKKKYGQDATNVGDEGGFAPNIQENKEGLELLKTAIAKAGYTGKVVIGMDVAASEFYGKDKTYDLNFKEENNDGSQKISGDQLKDLYKTFVAEYPIVSIEDPFDQDDWEHYAKLTCEIGEKVQIVGDDLLVTNPKRVAKAINEKTCNALLLKVNQIGSVTESIEAVRMSKKAGWGVMASHRSGETEDTFIADLSVGLATGQIKTGAPCRSERLAKYNQLLRIEEELGADAIYAGASFRAPVEPY